In Planctomycetaceae bacterium, the genomic window ATCGCTTCACGAACGACGTTATTGCCGCGAAACGAAAAGCTGACGTTGCTGACTCCACCGGACGTCTTCGCACCGGGACATTCCTGCTTGATGCGGCGAACGGCTTCGATGAATTCCACGGCGTAGTTGGCATGTTCTTCCATGCCAGTACCGACCGTCAGAATGTTGGCGTCGAAGATGATGTCCTGAGGCGGAAAGCCAGCCTGTTCGGTCAGCAGCTTGTAAGCTCGCTTGCAGATGCGAAGTTTGTTTTCGCACTCGACGGCCTGACCGGTTTCGTCAAACGCCATGACGACGGCGGCGGCTCCGTAGCGGCGGATCAGGCGGGCCTGTTGCAGAAATTTTTCTTTGCCTTCCTTCAGGCTGATGCTGTTAACGATGCCCTTGCCGTGGACGCACTTCAGGCCGGCTTCGATGACGTTCCAGTCGCTGCTGTCGATCATGATCGGCACACGGATGTTTTCGTCGTGCAGCAGCCACAGGTATTTTTCCATGCAGCGCGGGCCGTCCAGCAGACCTTCGTCCAGGTTGACGTCGATCACCTGAGCACCGCCGTCAACCTGATCGCGAGCAACTTCGATCGCTTCGTCGTATTTTTCTTCGCGAATCAGACGAGCAAAGCGGCGCGAACCGGTGACGTTGGTACGTTCGCCGACGTTCAGGAAGTTGGAATCCGGACGCAGTTCCAGAAAGTCGAATCCGGAATACGTCGACCAGCCGGTGCCCGTCGGAATTTTGCGCGGCTTCAGACCGGCGACGGCTTCGGCCGTGAGTCGGATGTACTCCGGATTGGTGCCACAGCAACCTCCGACAATATTGACCAGGCCAGCCTTCGCGATTCCGTGGAGTGCTTCCGTGAATTCCGCGGCGCTGCTGTCGAAACCACCCATGCCGTCGGGCATTCCGGCGTTCGGATAGCAGGACACGTAGCGTGTCGCCATGTCGGAAAGCGTGTGCAGGTACGGCTTCACCTGTTGCGGTCCCAGACCGCAGTTGAAGCCGACGCTGACAGACGGGAAGTGTTCGACCGCCGTGTAGAACGCTTCCACATGCTGGCCGAGCAGCGTGACTCCGCCCTGAAAGATCGTGCCGGAAATCATCACCGGCACTTCTTCGCCGCGTTCTTCGAACACTTTCGAAATCGCGAACAGACACGATTTCATGTTCAGCGTGTCGAAGCTGGTTTCCGGCAGCAGCAGGTCGACGCCGCCGTCCAGCAGGCCGCGGACCTGCTCGGCATACGATTCGACCATGTCGTCGAAGCTGATCGGCCGTGTTCCGGGAGCGTCCGCGTTCATCGAAAGCTGCACGTTCGTCGGCCCGATGCTGCCCGCGACGAATCGTGGCTTCTTCGAATTTCTCGCCGTGAATTCGTCGGCGATGGAACGAGCCAGTTCGGCACCGGTTTTGTTGATTTCGTGAGTCAGATGCGAAAGCTCGAATTCCTTCAGCCCGACAATCGTGGCGTTGAAGGTATCCGTTTCGATGATGTCGGCCCCGGCTTCCAGATACTGCCGGTGAATGCCGGCGATCAGGTCAGGCTGCGTCAGCACCAGTAGGTCGGTCGCGTTGCGGACGTCGATGTGATGGTCTTTGAAACGCTCGCCCCGGTATCCCGCTTCGTCCGGGTTGTTGGCCATGATGAGCGCGCCCATCGAGCCATCGATGACCAGTATGCGTTCGTCAAGCAGTTCGCGGATGTCAGGCATGGAGGAAGTTGAGGGCTGAGAGTTGCGGGTTGAGAGGTGGGCAGCGGCCGGGCATTCTAGACGTGGCGTAGAGGGGTCGAAACCCGCGATTCCCGGCCACAGCCGGATTCGGTGTTTCGGGAACATCCTCAAAGGAGATTGCGCTCGGGGTTTGGGCATTCGTCTCGTTTCAGTGCTTCCGCCCTGAAACGCACTTCCAGGAAGGCTCCGCCTTTCCGAGCGAGACCGCAGAGCGACGAGTTCACCACTGACCGTCTATGAATTCGGTGGTCAGGTCTGTTCCACAAGCCGATCCAGCGCGTGCGCGAATTCTTCGGTCGATTCGCAGTTGTGGTCGCCGCCCGGAATGGAAATGTATTCCTTCGGGCCGGGAGCGGCCTCGTACAGCTTTCGGCCGTGGGAATCAGGAATCAGTCTGTCGGCATCTCCGTGGCTGATGAGTACGCGTCCCTGATAGCGCGGGATTCGATCGATTGACGGAAACCGATTCTGCATATTCAGATCCGGAAGCAGCCACCACGCGCTCCGTCTGGCGACACTGGGAAGCGACTTGAACGTGCTTTGCAGAACCAGACCTCTGCAGCCGTCTTCCGCAGCCAGTTGGATGGCAACCGCGCCACCAAGCGATCGGCCCATCAGGATGATGTCCTGCTCCGAAACTCCCATTCGATCCGCAAGCCATCTTCTCGCCGCCCGAGCATCCGCGACGATACCCTCTTCGGATGGCGTACCCGTGCTGCGACCAAAGCCTCGATAGTCGAATACCAGGACTGACAACTGATGCTTTCGCTGCAGTTCCACGGCAACCGGCCCCCAGCTCCTGACGCTTCCTCCGTTGCCGTGGCAGTACAACAGGACTCCGCGCGGACGATCCGCTTCGACGAACCAGCCGTTCAGTCTGACGCCCGTATCACCGTCGATCCAAACTTCTTCGACGCGCGCCGGCAGCTTTTCTAAACCAGTGTCGGGCAGCGTTTCCGGTTGGTAGACGAGTGCCTGTTCCAGCTGGTGAAGTGGCGAGTACGATCCCAGCGACGCACAACCGGACGACAGCAGAAGCAGCAACACCGATGCGGTTCTGGGCATGAGTTCAGCCTCCCGTGAGGCAACAGGCGCGAGCCGATCAGGGCAAACGGCGAAAAAAAACCTGCCGCCGTTCCTTTGCAACCGTACCTATCGCATCGGAAGCGGATTTGTCCGACGATCTCGCAAGTCAGGCATCTCGGAACGATCCTGGAAACAGTGAAGACACGTCAAGCACAGCTTGCGCGGTCGGCAGCGCGGGACCGGCGATGAAATACGCCCGTGGTTCCCTTGTGGCGGTCTGTATTCTCCGGTTAGTCCTGATAAAAACCGGATGTCTACGGACGTATCAGCTAGAATCAGCCAGAGGCGTGTTTCCATGACGATTGCCAGAGAATTGACCCGTTCTGCAGATTCCGCCGGTCCGGGCGAGTTGTCAAATTCGACGGAAGGCGGCCAGCCGCCGGATTTCGCTCGGCTGCTGCCCGAGTTTCAGCGGCTGTGCGACACCATCGCGCGGTTGAGGGCTCCGGGCGGCTGTCCGTGGGATCGGCAGCAGACGATGGCCACCATCAAGCCGTACACGCTGGAAGAAACGTACGAACTTCTGGAAGCCATCGACGCCGACGACAACGACGCCATTCAGGAAGAACTTGGCGACGTGCTGCTGCAGGTGGTGCTGGATTCTCAGATTGCCGCTGATGAACGACGGTTCGATCTGGTCGACGTTGTGACACAGATCGCCGACAAGATGATTCGCCGTCATCCGCATGTCTTTGGTAACGAAAATGCCGAGACGACCGACGACGTCAAACAGCACTGGCGAACGGTCAAGGCCGCGGAAAAGCAGCATCGCAAATCCTGTCTGGACGGCATTCCGGCTGCGCTGCCGCAGTTGGCGCGGGCGGCGCGGATCGCGGCGCGCGCGGCTTCCGTGGGCTACGACTTTCCCGATCGACACATGCTGTTTGACAAGCTGAACGAAGAACTCAGCGAGTTCGCTCACGAACTTTTCGACGGCGGGCAGATCCCGCACGTTCCGGCCGGCATCGAGCCGCCGGTCGTGCCCGACGAACATATTCCCTGCGATCGAAAGCGGGAAAAGGTCGAAGGCGAATTGGGAGACGTGTTGTTTGTGCTGGCCAATATCGCTCGCCGCTGGGGCATCAATCCGGAAGAAGCGCTGCGGAAAAGCAATGCGAAGTTTTCCCGCCGGTTTCAGGCGATTGAAGCGGCAATGAAAGCAGCCGGCAAGTCCATGGAAGACGCCACGCTGGCGGAGATGGAAGACGCCTACCAGAAAGCGAAGGCTCTGGAGTCCCGATAGATTCGGAATCGGATGCCGCCGGCCCTCCGGTTAAGAAACACGAATCACCGGCGGTCGGATGCGGGAGCTGCTCCGGCGGCGCAGATGTGTTCCACCGTCGCGGCGAATCGTTTGACGGCCTGCATCTGAGCTTCCAGCCGTTCCATCGTGAATTGCGTACCGTGAACGATTTCCATCCGGCGAATCAGGTGGCGATAGTCGCTGGTTTCGGCGGCCGGGACGGTCAGGTCGAGTGCATTGCCGCGGACCATGCGCAGGCAGTCGATGAGTTCCCGGAGAAACACATAGGCGTCAACGGCGGCCTTGTGTTCGGCCGACGAAATCAGCTCAGCGGTTAGCGCGGCCTGCAGGGCTCGCAGCGTATTCGATGTGCGCAATTCCGGCCGAGCGCGACCGAACGTCAGTTGCAGCGCCTGCACCGCGTATTCCAGATCGACCAGCCCGCCTTCGCTGAGCTTTGCGTTGACGGTTCCTCCCCGCACAAGCTGCCGCGTCTGTCGTTCTCGCATTCCGCGCATCGCGTCGAAGTCGAAGGCCGGGAAACCGTAGATCGCGGCGGCACACCGATCGGCGACCGTTTGCGAGAAACGGTCTTCCGCCGGCAGGCACCGCAGTTTGACCAGAGCCTGCCGTTCAAAGGGCCACGCGTCTCCTTCCGGCGCGTAGTACTGACAGAATTCGTCCAGTTGCACGGCGGCGGAACCGGCCTGACCGTACGGTCGCATCCGGAGGTCGATCTGAAAAATGCCGGCGCGGCGAGCGACGATGATTTCCGTGACGCGCTTCATCAGCCGTTCGAAGAATGTTGCGGCCGACACGGAATTGTCGCCGGACGTCCGGCCGTGTTCGGAATAGATCAGAAGGACTTCGATATCCGAAGCGAAGCCCATTTCCACGCCACCGAATTTTCCCAGAGCCGCCAGACAGAAATCACAGTTGTTGCCCCCGGTTGTCCGCGGCGTTCCGTGCCTGGCGACAAGTTCGTCTCGCGCCAGCGTCACGGCCGCCGACACGACAACCTCGGCCAGCTCCGTGACCTCTTCGGAAAACGCACCGAACGGTCGGCAGTGGCCCAGCACATGACGCAGATCGATTCGAAACAGGTGCCGATCCTTGAACGTGTTCAACGTCTCCGCCGGCGACTGCGATGTCTTCAGCCGTTCGGCAAGTTCATCGGCGAGCATATCGCGGCTTAACGGTCTGCGGAGTTCATCGGTGTTGGCCAGCAGCGGAAACAGATCGGAATGGTGTCCCTGCAGAAAATCGTCCCACAGAAAACGGCTCATTCCCAGCACGCGACCGACGGCTCGCAGCACGCGCGGCTGGTACAGCGAGGCCACGTCATCGGAATTGTCCGAATCGGCCAGCAGCTTCTGCAGCAGATCACGAAACTTCAGCAATGCGAATGCCGGGTCGCTGTTGGACGGAAGCCAGTGCGTGAACTGCATGATCAGCGTGACGGCGGTTCGCAGTTCTTCCAGCCGCTTTGGTCCCTGAACAGGGCTGCCGTCAACCTCGGTGACATGCAGCACGTCGCGCACCTGGTCGCGGTTCGTTTCGATCTCCGCTCGACGAATTCTGAAGCGGCAGATTGCCAGGGCGTTCGACAGTTCGAACAGAAACCCGAAGATGTCATGTCCGGCGATTTCGATAATCGTGTGGCCGCCGGGCTGCCGTTCATGCATGGAAACCTTCACGTCGGCGGCCGGCGGCGCGGCCGTCGTTGCAGCGCCGGACGACAGCGCACGAACTCGCCCGCAGAACGCTTCCAGCAGTTCTTCGCGAATGCCGTCCATTTCGCCGGACTGCTGTCGAATCAGCAACTCCGACAGCCGGGACTCCAGCCGTTCGGCCAGGGGCTTTCGGCAGCCGGACCGTTCTTTTTCGGACAATCGCACCTGCAGGACTGCCAAGAACCGTTCGGGAGGAATTCGAAGACCGCTGCCGCTTTGCACCACACCGCTGCATACTTCTCCACGGCGAATGTCGACCGCTTCGGCAAACAGCACGCCACAGACCATTGACAGCAGTCCGGTGACGTCGTGACAGCACACGACCAGTCCTGTTGTTCCCTCGCCGGAATCCGCGTCGGCCGGTACCGCGGCGACGCGAATCCGCCTGCCCTGCTGCAGATCGGCAAACATCCGGTCGACCAGAGCCTGCCGCGCCGCGGGAATCTGCCCGCCGCCGTGTTCCTCCGGACTGAGTTCCGTGCCCGTCGCCGCTGGCGGTGATCCGGGTTGCTGCCGAATGAGAGGCCGCGAATTTTCCGGCCGGTCGACTGGCTGAAAGTGGTTCTCAAAAACCGATCGAACGGCCCTGCGGTGCTCACCGAAACGATTCAGCAGCGTTGTTCCGTCGGGATAGTCGAGTCGCCGCGCCAGCCATTCGCGCTGTTCGGTCTGCGCTGGAAGCTGGTGAGTCTGTTGGTTGTGCAGCAACTGCAGCGCGTGTTCCACGGCTCGGAGAAAGATGTAGCCTTCCCGTAGTTGTCGGTAGACGGCCGCATCGATCAGCCCGCCTTCCGTCAGCCGAACCAGTGCGTCGAGCGTATTCGGCGACAGCAGCTCCGGATGCCGATGACCGTGAATCAACTGCAGCGACTGGACGAAGAATTCGATGTCGCGAATCGAGCCGGCTCCGAGTTTCACTTCCGTATTGAGCCTGCCGGAACGCTGCAGATCGATTTCGATGCGTTCCTTCATGGTCTGAATACTATTGCGGACCTGTTCCGGTGACGCGGTGAAAAGCTGCGGCGCGATCGTTTTCAGCAGCCGGGTTCCGGGTTCCGGATTGCCGGCCACGACGCGGGCTTTCAGCAGAGCCTGACGTTCCCAAAGCTGAGCGTCCTCAAGCAGGTAACGATGAAACGCTTCCGGCGTACTGACCAGAGGACCGGCGACTCCCCAGGGTCTCAGCCGAAGATCGACGCGATACAGAAAACCGGTCGGAAGGTTGCCGGCCAGTCCGTCCACCATCGACCGTGCGATCTTCTGCGCAGTGCCGGAATCGCTGTCTCCGATCAGCACCAGGTCGATGTCCGAGCTGTAGTTCAGTTCCTCGCCGCCGTGTTTTCCCAGTGCCAGTACGCTGAACGGTGAGGCTGCGACGTTGTGCTGTTCGCAGGCCAGCCGCAGACACACCTGAACCATCGCGTCGGCCAGCAGCGAAATCTGCAGCGTGACGACCTTCAGATCCAGCAGTCCGAAGGCATCGCAGACTCCGATGCGCAGCAGTTCCGACTTCTGATACCGCCTCAGTTCTGACAGTCGGGCAATCAGCGTCGGCTGGTCGGCGATGGCGGCATCGGCTTCTTCCAGAAACTGTTCGCGAGGCTTCATGTCGGCGGTGCGCTGCCGCGACGCGAGCGATTCCAGTGCCGCCGGGTCGGCCAGCAGAATCTGCGTCAGGAACGGGCTTCCGCAGGCCAGCCGCGACAACAGATCCAGTGATCGCGGCGACCTTTCAAACAGCAGCAGCGGATTCTGCGGCGGCCGGGCGTTTCGAACGAACTGGTCCAGCGTGTTGAGCACGATTTCGGGATGAGGAGCCTCCGACAGAATTCGTTTCAGCGTCCTGAACCATGCCGGAACAGTCCGCTGCTGCGAATCGACCGGCTTGCGGCGTCCGGCATCAGACGCGACCCTCAGCCGCATCAGACACTTCACGGCGGCGTCCGGCCTGGCAAATCCCGCAGCAGCCATCAGCCGGCAGTTCGGCGCGAATTCTGACTCAATCAGATTGTGAAACGGCGGCAGCATGCAACGCGTGAACTCGAACGGGCGGTTCGTTTTTCTTCCCCGTATCGTAGGTTATGCTGCGGCTGTTCCCACCAGGTTTTCGCTTCCGAAATCCAACCTGAAAACGCCTGTCGCGAGCGCCACTGCAATGAAAAATCTGCTGACCTGCCTGATTGCCGCCGTCACCGTGTCTTGTTCATTTGCCGATGAAGACGGCAACTGGGTCCGCATCAAGCTGGACGAACGATTCCGCTCCGAAGGTGTCGCCGCCGCCGATTTCAACAGGGACGGAACTCCCGACGTGATTGCCGGCGACGTCTGGTACGAAGCTCCGGCCGCCGATTCCGCAGATCACGCAAACGCTCAGAAGTGGAAGCTTCACGAAGTGCGTCAGCCGGGTGATTTCGTCGCCGGACAGGGTTACAGCAACAGCTTTGTGAATTTTGCCTGGGACTTTGATCACGATGGCTGGCAGGACGCGGTCATCATCGGTTTTCCCGGCGATCCCTTTCACTGGTACCGAAATCCCGGTGACTCCGACGTTCACTGGCAGGAATCCGTGATCTGGACCAGTGTCTGCAACGAATCACCGGACTTCGAAGATTTGAACGGCGACGGTGTGCCGGAGTTCATCCTGGGTTCTCAGCCGGAAGCACAGATCGGTCTGGTGACTGTTCCGCCCGCCGACGGCGTAAACGGGAAATTTCCCTTTCACGCCGTCAGCCTGCCGAGCGCTGAAGCCGCCGACAACCCCAACCGCGGTCTGGATAACGGCACGTTTAAGTACTACCACGGTCTGGGAGCCGGAGACATGAACGGCGACGGTCACACCGACATCGTCATTCCTCACGGCTGGTGGCAGTCGCCCGGCGATCTGAAGGAGTCGGGCACCTGGAAGTTTCACACGATTCGCATTCTGGTGGACGGAGCCGAACAGCCGCTGCCCCATTCGGCCAACATCTACGTCGACGATCTGGATCAGGACGGAGACGCCGATCTGTTTCTCAGTTCCGCGCATACCTACGGAGTCTGGTGGGCAGAAAACAACGGCGACGGACCGTGGACGCTGCATACCGTCGACAAGTCGTACTCGCAGACTCACGCGATGGAAACGGTCGACATCAACGGCGACGGGCAGCTTGATTACGTCACCGGCAAACGATTCTTCGCTCACAACGGTGCCGACCCCGGCGGACATGATCCGGTTGTGATGTACTGGTACGAAGTCAAGCGGACAAAAGGCCAGGCACCGTCCATCGCCGCTCACGAAATCGTCGCCGGGCGAGGAACCGGCGTCGGCACTCAGTTCGAAATTCACGACATGAACAATGACGGAAAGCCGGACATCGTGCTGTCCAACAAGAAAGGTGTAAACGTACTGCTGCAGAAATAGCGGAGCGACGTCGAGATCTGAAATCTCAAATCTCAGATCTCAGATCTCAGATCTCAAATCTCAGATCTCAAATCTCAAAACTGCATACTGACGACTGACGACTGACGACTGACCGCTGACCACTGCACACTCAGCTTCCCGTTTCTCGCTCATCCGACCCGTCGCACAAATCGCCCATCGTTCACGTGAACCTCGCCGGACTTAACGCCCCTCAGCGCGAC contains:
- a CDS encoding alpha/beta hydrolase, which produces MPRTASVLLLLLSSGCASLGSYSPLHQLEQALVYQPETLPDTGLEKLPARVEEVWIDGDTGVRLNGWFVEADRPRGVLLYCHGNGGSVRSWGPVAVELQRKHQLSVLVFDYRGFGRSTGTPSEEGIVADARAARRWLADRMGVSEQDIILMGRSLGGAVAIQLAAEDGCRGLVLQSTFKSLPSVARRSAWWLLPDLNMQNRFPSIDRIPRYQGRVLISHGDADRLIPDSHGRKLYEAAPGPKEYISIPGGDHNCESTEEFAHALDRLVEQT
- the mazG gene encoding nucleoside triphosphate pyrophosphohydrolase — translated: MTIARELTRSADSAGPGELSNSTEGGQPPDFARLLPEFQRLCDTIARLRAPGGCPWDRQQTMATIKPYTLEETYELLEAIDADDNDAIQEELGDVLLQVVLDSQIAADERRFDLVDVVTQIADKMIRRHPHVFGNENAETTDDVKQHWRTVKAAEKQHRKSCLDGIPAALPQLARAARIAARAASVGYDFPDRHMLFDKLNEELSEFAHELFDGGQIPHVPAGIEPPVVPDEHIPCDRKREKVEGELGDVLFVLANIARRWGINPEEALRKSNAKFSRRFQAIEAAMKAAGKSMEDATLAEMEDAYQKAKALESR
- a CDS encoding glutamine synthetase adenylyltransferase; the protein is MLPPFHNLIESEFAPNCRLMAAAGFARPDAAVKCLMRLRVASDAGRRKPVDSQQRTVPAWFRTLKRILSEAPHPEIVLNTLDQFVRNARPPQNPLLLFERSPRSLDLLSRLACGSPFLTQILLADPAALESLASRQRTADMKPREQFLEEADAAIADQPTLIARLSELRRYQKSELLRIGVCDAFGLLDLKVVTLQISLLADAMVQVCLRLACEQHNVAASPFSVLALGKHGGEELNYSSDIDLVLIGDSDSGTAQKIARSMVDGLAGNLPTGFLYRVDLRLRPWGVAGPLVSTPEAFHRYLLEDAQLWERQALLKARVVAGNPEPGTRLLKTIAPQLFTASPEQVRNSIQTMKERIEIDLQRSGRLNTEVKLGAGSIRDIEFFVQSLQLIHGHRHPELLSPNTLDALVRLTEGGLIDAAVYRQLREGYIFLRAVEHALQLLHNQQTHQLPAQTEQREWLARRLDYPDGTTLLNRFGEHRRAVRSVFENHFQPVDRPENSRPLIRQQPGSPPAATGTELSPEEHGGGQIPAARQALVDRMFADLQQGRRIRVAAVPADADSGEGTTGLVVCCHDVTGLLSMVCGVLFAEAVDIRRGEVCSGVVQSGSGLRIPPERFLAVLQVRLSEKERSGCRKPLAERLESRLSELLIRQQSGEMDGIREELLEAFCGRVRALSSGAATTAAPPAADVKVSMHERQPGGHTIIEIAGHDIFGFLFELSNALAICRFRIRRAEIETNRDQVRDVLHVTEVDGSPVQGPKRLEELRTAVTLIMQFTHWLPSNSDPAFALLKFRDLLQKLLADSDNSDDVASLYQPRVLRAVGRVLGMSRFLWDDFLQGHHSDLFPLLANTDELRRPLSRDMLADELAERLKTSQSPAETLNTFKDRHLFRIDLRHVLGHCRPFGAFSEEVTELAEVVVSAAVTLARDELVARHGTPRTTGGNNCDFCLAALGKFGGVEMGFASDIEVLLIYSEHGRTSGDNSVSAATFFERLMKRVTEIIVARRAGIFQIDLRMRPYGQAGSAAVQLDEFCQYYAPEGDAWPFERQALVKLRCLPAEDRFSQTVADRCAAAIYGFPAFDFDAMRGMRERQTRQLVRGGTVNAKLSEGGLVDLEYAVQALQLTFGRARPELRTSNTLRALQAALTAELISSAEHKAAVDAYVFLRELIDCLRMVRGNALDLTVPAAETSDYRHLIRRMEIVHGTQFTMERLEAQMQAVKRFAATVEHICAAGAAPASDRR
- a CDS encoding VCBS repeat-containing protein produces the protein MKNLLTCLIAAVTVSCSFADEDGNWVRIKLDERFRSEGVAAADFNRDGTPDVIAGDVWYEAPAADSADHANAQKWKLHEVRQPGDFVAGQGYSNSFVNFAWDFDHDGWQDAVIIGFPGDPFHWYRNPGDSDVHWQESVIWTSVCNESPDFEDLNGDGVPEFILGSQPEAQIGLVTVPPADGVNGKFPFHAVSLPSAEAADNPNRGLDNGTFKYYHGLGAGDMNGDGHTDIVIPHGWWQSPGDLKESGTWKFHTIRILVDGAEQPLPHSANIYVDDLDQDGDADLFLSSAHTYGVWWAENNGDGPWTLHTVDKSYSQTHAMETVDINGDGQLDYVTGKRFFAHNGADPGGHDPVVMYWYEVKRTKGQAPSIAAHEIVAGRGTGVGTQFEIHDMNNDGKPDIVLSNKKGVNVLLQK